In a genomic window of Pseudomonas putida:
- a CDS encoding p-hydroxyphenylacetate 3-hydroxylase oxygenase component, with amino-acid sequence MKKPNPLLEDLKSILPAIAANAFQAEQDRKVPDENIALLKSIGMHRAFQPKKFGGMEISLPQFADCIALLAGSCASTAWAMSLLCTHSHQLALFSAELQQEVWGDDPDATASSSIAPFGRTEEIEGGVLFSGEMGWSSGCDHAEWAIVGFRRKNAEGTQDYCFAVLPRSDYQIRDDWFAAGMKGSGTKTLIIDNVRVPEHRIQKAKDMMEGKSAGFGLYPDSKIFYSPYRPYFASGFSTVSLGVAERMLEVFREKTKTRVRAYTGAAVGAATPALMRLAESTHQVAAARAFLEKTWQEHAEHSEQQRCPSRETLAFWRTNQAYATKMCIQAVDRLFEAAGGNAWFEHNEMQRLFRDSHMTGAHAYTDYDVCAQILGRELMGLEPDPSMI; translated from the coding sequence ATGAAAAAGCCAAACCCGCTCCTTGAAGACCTCAAGTCCATTCTGCCGGCGATCGCTGCCAACGCCTTCCAGGCTGAACAGGATCGCAAGGTCCCCGACGAGAACATTGCACTGCTCAAAAGCATCGGCATGCATCGGGCCTTTCAGCCGAAGAAGTTCGGGGGAATGGAAATATCGCTGCCGCAATTTGCCGACTGCATTGCTTTGCTCGCAGGCTCTTGCGCCAGCACCGCCTGGGCCATGAGCCTTCTCTGCACCCACAGCCATCAATTGGCGCTGTTTTCGGCCGAACTGCAGCAGGAAGTCTGGGGCGATGACCCGGATGCCACGGCCAGCAGCAGTATCGCGCCGTTCGGGCGCACCGAAGAAATTGAAGGAGGGGTGCTGTTCAGCGGCGAAATGGGCTGGAGCAGCGGTTGCGATCACGCCGAATGGGCGATCGTCGGTTTCCGCCGCAAGAACGCTGAAGGCACTCAGGATTACTGCTTCGCGGTACTGCCGCGCAGTGATTATCAGATCCGTGATGACTGGTTCGCTGCCGGGATGAAAGGCAGCGGCACCAAGACCTTGATCATCGACAATGTGCGGGTGCCGGAACACCGCATCCAGAAAGCCAAGGACATGATGGAAGGCAAATCCGCAGGCTTCGGTCTGTACCCGGACAGCAAGATTTTCTATTCGCCGTACCGTCCTTACTTCGCCAGCGGTTTTTCCACCGTGAGCCTGGGCGTTGCCGAGCGGATGCTTGAAGTGTTCCGCGAAAAGACCAAGACCCGCGTGCGTGCGTACACCGGTGCGGCGGTCGGTGCGGCGACGCCGGCGCTGATGCGTCTGGCTGAGTCGACTCATCAAGTGGCCGCTGCACGGGCCTTTCTCGAGAAGACCTGGCAGGAACACGCCGAGCACAGCGAGCAGCAACGTTGTCCAAGCCGCGAGACCCTGGCGTTCTGGCGCACCAATCAGGCCTACGCCACCAAGATGTGTATCCAGGCCGTGGACCGTTTGTTCGAAGCTGCTGGTGGTAACGCCTGGTTCGAACACAACGAGATGCAGCGTCTGTTCCGTGATTCGCACATGACGGGCGCGCATGCCTACACCGACTATGACGTCTGTGCGCAAATCCTCGGCCGTGAACTGATGGGCCTGGAACCTGATCCGAGCATGATCTGA
- a CDS encoding SDR family NAD(P)-dependent oxidoreductase — protein sequence MSKVKQLEGKGRLAGKVAVITGGAGGCGAAASRLFAAEGARVVIIDLNGDAAVKLATQIIADGGQALGVGADVSQAVQVREAVARGLAEFGPADVLFNHAGTLIVKPFLDVQEHEWDWLLAVNVKSMYLVTQAVLPQMLAKGSGSIVCTSSISAQYATPGEVVYNASKGACQMFARAIAVEFRDRGIRCNAVAPGFIRTPHGEREMRDLQAMGVDASEEAISQQQGRLCEPEEVARAALFLASDEASFVSGAQLFVDNCFSAV from the coding sequence ATGAGCAAAGTCAAGCAGTTGGAAGGCAAGGGCCGTCTGGCCGGGAAAGTGGCCGTCATTACCGGAGGCGCGGGTGGTTGCGGCGCTGCCGCAAGCCGGCTGTTCGCGGCCGAAGGGGCCAGGGTGGTCATTATCGATTTGAATGGCGATGCCGCCGTCAAACTCGCGACACAGATCATTGCCGATGGCGGTCAAGCACTTGGGGTGGGGGCCGATGTTTCGCAGGCCGTCCAGGTGCGTGAGGCCGTCGCGCGTGGGCTGGCTGAATTCGGCCCGGCGGATGTGCTGTTCAATCACGCCGGCACGTTGATCGTGAAACCCTTTCTGGACGTGCAGGAGCATGAGTGGGACTGGCTTTTGGCGGTTAACGTCAAGAGCATGTACCTGGTGACTCAGGCGGTGCTTCCACAAATGCTTGCCAAGGGCTCGGGTAGCATCGTTTGCACCTCTTCGATCTCTGCGCAGTACGCGACCCCGGGGGAGGTCGTGTACAACGCCAGCAAAGGCGCCTGCCAGATGTTCGCACGCGCCATTGCCGTCGAGTTTCGTGACAGGGGTATTCGCTGCAACGCGGTAGCACCGGGGTTTATCCGCACCCCTCATGGCGAGCGGGAAATGCGCGACTTGCAGGCCATGGGCGTGGACGCCAGCGAGGAGGCGATCAGTCAGCAACAGGGCCGTCTGTGCGAGCCCGAAGAAGTGGCCCGCGCCGCACTGTTTTTAGCCAGCGACGAGGCGTCATTTGTCAGTGGTGCCCAGCTATTCGTGGACAACTGCTTTTCCGCTGTCTGA
- a CDS encoding ABC transporter ATP-binding protein — protein MQGNIAIRDVYKGYGSFTAIDHVSLDVNPGEFLTLLGPSGSGKTTLLNVLAGFIRPDSGSIKVDGVEFLNCPPHKRDIGMVFQNYALFPHMTVAENVAYPLRLRKVSGAERTRRVKASLEMVQMDHLGERGIHQLSGGQRQRVALARAMVFEPKIMLMDEPLSALDKNLREHMQLELKRLHARLGMTTIYVTHDQKEALTLSHRIAVLNKGKLAQLDTPDALYERPQDRFVAGFIGESCFFPVEEGGDAVLFQGRALKLPVGTALKHSQRRVLMVRPERLQWQAPTDASAMNRIDAVARDVVYQGDSYHVGLVLSDGSELTARHQKGFRDVAVPTPGAAVQLWLHAEDTLLVTESA, from the coding sequence ATGCAAGGCAATATTGCGATTCGGGATGTCTATAAAGGTTACGGATCATTTACCGCGATCGACCATGTTTCCCTGGACGTTAATCCCGGTGAATTTCTTACCCTTCTCGGCCCTTCGGGGTCGGGGAAGACGACCTTGCTCAATGTGTTGGCGGGTTTCATTCGCCCCGACTCGGGAAGCATCAAGGTCGATGGCGTAGAGTTTCTGAATTGTCCGCCGCACAAACGCGACATCGGCATGGTGTTTCAGAACTATGCACTGTTCCCGCACATGACCGTTGCAGAAAACGTCGCTTACCCATTGCGCCTGCGCAAGGTCAGCGGTGCGGAGCGAACCCGTCGTGTCAAAGCCTCCCTGGAAATGGTGCAGATGGACCATCTCGGTGAGCGCGGCATTCATCAGCTTTCGGGCGGCCAGCGCCAGCGTGTTGCACTGGCCAGGGCCATGGTGTTCGAGCCGAAAATCATGCTGATGGACGAGCCGCTTTCAGCGCTCGACAAGAACCTGCGCGAGCACATGCAACTTGAGCTCAAGCGCCTGCATGCCCGATTGGGGATGACCACGATTTATGTCACTCATGATCAGAAGGAAGCATTGACGCTGTCCCACCGCATTGCGGTGTTGAACAAGGGCAAACTGGCGCAGCTGGATACCCCGGACGCACTCTACGAGCGACCGCAGGATCGCTTTGTGGCGGGCTTCATTGGCGAAAGCTGTTTTTTCCCGGTGGAGGAGGGTGGTGATGCCGTTTTGTTCCAGGGGCGGGCGCTGAAGTTGCCAGTGGGAACGGCGCTTAAACACTCGCAGCGGCGCGTGCTCATGGTGCGTCCTGAGCGCTTGCAATGGCAGGCTCCGACGGACGCCAGCGCGATGAACCGGATTGATGCGGTAGCCCGTGATGTGGTCTATCAGGGCGACAGCTATCACGTCGGTCTGGTGTTGTCTGACGGTAGCGAACTCACGGCTCGTCACCAAAAGGGTTTTCGTGATGTCGCTGTTCCGACCCCCGGTGCGGCGGTTCAGCTTTGGCTGCATGCCGAGGACACTTTGCTGGTGACGGAGAGCGCATGA
- a CDS encoding ABC transporter permease — protein sequence MKQVSLSARTGNAAIGGEDPMVHRLAMAELKERWALLSLTLPGFILVFVVLAVPLGWLFWLSAFDSSGALTLDNYLRLLRPVYLSSFIITFQMAFCVTLICVLLGYPLAYLLSQLPERASQICMAFVLLPFWTSILVRTYAWLVLLQRQGIINNWLLDLGLIHEPLALVNNFFGTVVGMVHVMLPFMVLPLYDKMKNIDPLLMSAAANCGATPAQAFRQVFLRLSLPGLASGITLVFVICLGFYLTPALLGGGKVSMWSMKISDTIALYGNWGAASALGVALLVATVLILWGMRKLFGLNEQGRNS from the coding sequence ATGAAACAAGTCAGTCTTTCCGCTCGCACCGGCAATGCGGCCATCGGTGGCGAAGACCCGATGGTTCATCGCCTGGCGATGGCCGAGCTCAAGGAACGCTGGGCTCTGCTTTCCTTGACGTTACCGGGTTTCATTCTGGTGTTCGTGGTGTTGGCGGTGCCCTTGGGGTGGCTGTTCTGGTTGTCGGCCTTCGACAGCAGCGGAGCGCTGACCCTGGACAACTACCTGCGTTTGCTTAGACCTGTGTACCTGAGCAGCTTCATCATCACCTTCCAGATGGCGTTCTGCGTCACGCTGATTTGCGTGCTGCTGGGGTATCCACTGGCGTACCTGCTGTCGCAATTGCCCGAACGCGCCAGCCAGATTTGCATGGCCTTTGTACTGCTGCCGTTCTGGACTTCGATTCTGGTTCGTACCTACGCCTGGCTGGTGTTGTTACAGCGCCAGGGGATCATCAATAACTGGTTGCTCGACCTGGGCCTGATCCATGAACCACTGGCGCTGGTGAACAACTTCTTCGGAACCGTTGTCGGCATGGTCCACGTCATGTTGCCGTTCATGGTGCTGCCGCTCTACGACAAGATGAAAAACATTGATCCGTTGTTGATGTCGGCAGCGGCCAATTGTGGCGCCACACCGGCCCAGGCGTTTCGTCAGGTCTTCCTGCGATTGTCGCTGCCTGGCCTGGCCTCGGGTATCACGCTGGTCTTCGTGATTTGCCTGGGCTTCTACCTGACGCCGGCCTTGTTAGGTGGCGGCAAGGTGTCGATGTGGTCGATGAAAATCAGCGACACGATCGCGCTCTACGGTAACTGGGGTGCCGCGAGTGCACTGGGTGTGGCCTTGCTGGTCGCCACGGTGTTGATCCTCTGGGGCATGCGCAAACTGTTCGGTCTCAACGAACAAGGGAGGAACAGCTGA
- a CDS encoding ABC transporter permease, whose amino-acid sequence MFKLNQAVTPTQITHAHRLWLYALVGLILLFLIIPCLIVIPMSFSASQYLEFPPREWSLRWYEAYLGSPEWMMATWVTVKVAVMSTCIATVLGTLAAYGLSQVRGGAAKLVNSLMMLPMLVPIILVAVGVFFVYSRTGLNNSITGLVLAHSVLAIPFVLIAVGNGLQGFDMNQEMAARSLGASRPWAFLTVTLPQLRLSICSGALFAFIASFDEVVIALFIVGGESSTLPRRMFANIRDQIDPTVAAVSTLMIVLSILLLVAMQYIKRLERRQLH is encoded by the coding sequence ATGTTCAAGCTCAATCAAGCGGTGACACCGACGCAGATTACCCATGCGCATCGGCTCTGGTTGTACGCCCTGGTCGGATTGATCCTGTTGTTCCTGATCATTCCGTGCCTGATTGTGATCCCAATGTCATTTTCTGCCTCGCAGTACCTGGAGTTTCCTCCGCGGGAGTGGAGCCTGCGTTGGTACGAGGCTTACCTGGGATCGCCGGAGTGGATGATGGCGACCTGGGTCACGGTGAAAGTGGCGGTCATGTCGACCTGTATCGCCACTGTGTTGGGGACGCTGGCAGCCTATGGTCTTTCGCAGGTGCGTGGTGGCGCGGCAAAGCTCGTCAATAGCCTGATGATGCTGCCGATGCTGGTGCCGATCATTCTGGTAGCGGTGGGTGTATTTTTTGTCTACTCGCGTACCGGTCTGAACAATTCCATCACCGGCCTGGTGCTGGCACATAGTGTTCTGGCGATACCTTTTGTGCTGATCGCGGTGGGTAATGGCCTGCAGGGGTTCGACATGAATCAGGAAATGGCCGCACGCAGCCTGGGTGCTTCGCGTCCCTGGGCCTTTCTGACGGTGACGCTGCCGCAGCTGCGACTATCGATCTGTTCCGGTGCGCTGTTTGCCTTCATCGCGTCATTTGATGAGGTGGTGATTGCGCTGTTCATCGTCGGCGGCGAGAGCTCCACGCTGCCCCGGCGGATGTTCGCCAATATCCGCGATCAGATCGATCCGACCGTGGCCGCGGTATCGACTTTGATGATTGTCCTGTCGATCCTGCTTCTGGTGGCGATGCAATACATCAAGCGCCTGGAGCGTCGTCAGCTACATTGA
- a CDS encoding p-hydroxyphenylacetate 3-hydroxylase reductase component has translation MSDNSACAANETTFDPRAFRRALGNFATGVTVVTAATASGRKVGVTANSFNSVSLDPPLVLWSIDKRSNSHEVFEQASHFAVNVLAADQIDLSNNFARPKEDRFAEIEYESGEGGSPVFADCSARFHCEKYQQVDGGDHWIMIGKVVAFDDFGRSPLLYHQGAYSMVLPHTRMTKQDGSPRPTSHFQGRLSHNLYYLMTQAVRAYQSSYQPRQLSTGLRTSEARMLMVLESDAGLSANELLREVAMPVREIDEAVANLKRKGLVNDDASRVRLTTAGIEQTEDLWSIAQEQQDKVFADFSKEQIETFKAVLKTLIRQC, from the coding sequence ATGTCTGATAACAGCGCTTGCGCAGCCAATGAAACCACTTTCGACCCACGGGCATTTCGCCGGGCATTGGGCAACTTCGCCACTGGCGTGACCGTGGTGACGGCCGCCACCGCGTCCGGGCGCAAAGTCGGGGTGACCGCCAACAGCTTCAACTCGGTATCCCTCGATCCGCCGCTGGTGTTGTGGAGTATCGATAAACGCTCCAACAGTCACGAGGTGTTCGAGCAGGCCAGCCATTTTGCGGTCAACGTACTGGCGGCAGACCAGATTGATCTGTCCAATAATTTTGCCCGCCCCAAGGAAGACCGCTTCGCCGAGATCGAGTACGAATCAGGGGAAGGCGGCTCGCCGGTATTCGCCGATTGCTCGGCGCGTTTTCACTGCGAGAAGTATCAGCAGGTAGACGGTGGTGACCACTGGATCATGATCGGCAAAGTGGTGGCCTTCGATGATTTCGGTCGCTCGCCGTTGCTGTATCACCAGGGCGCCTATTCGATGGTGCTGCCGCACACCCGTATGACCAAACAAGATGGCAGTCCACGCCCTACCAGTCATTTCCAGGGGCGCCTCAGCCACAACCTGTATTACCTGATGACTCAGGCGGTGCGGGCCTACCAGTCCAGCTATCAGCCCCGGCAGTTGTCTACTGGCCTGCGCACCAGCGAGGCGCGGATGCTGATGGTGCTGGAAAGTGATGCTGGCTTGAGTGCAAACGAACTGCTGCGGGAAGTGGCGATGCCGGTTCGGGAGATCGATGAGGCGGTGGCCAATCTGAAACGCAAGGGATTGGTTAACGATGATGCCAGTCGAGTGCGGCTGACCACTGCGGGTATCGAGCAGACCGAGGATCTTTGGTCTATTGCGCAGGAACAGCAGGACAAGGTCTTCGCTGATTTCAGCAAGGAACAGATCGAAACCTTCAAGGCAGTATTGAAGACCCTGATCAGGCAGTGTTAA
- a CDS encoding hydroxymethylglutaryl-CoA lyase: MRDVTLCECFARDGLQHEPDFLPTPTKRRLVERFTEIGFQRVEATSYSNPAVIPQFADASALLATLQRRADVFYKATCANVRAVERAVDDLSAGHGANEISLLVSASESHSLRNLKRSREDQWLNIQQMADKALNQFRLIGTVSVAFGCPFEGRVSEASVLADVEQFARHGVKFVTLGDTTGVATPQSVKRLFSAVLATFPEITPIAHFHDTRATGLVNYVAALEAGVTWYDCAFGGVGGHPAKVKYGGGHTGNVSTEDWVNLLESMGVRTGIDLDRLLDVAAECEAALGRELHSRVLRSGLNPLLSATASQATSSSEEV, from the coding sequence ATGAGAGACGTCACTCTGTGTGAATGCTTCGCCCGCGACGGTCTGCAGCACGAACCGGACTTTCTGCCTACGCCCACAAAGCGCCGTTTGGTGGAGCGATTCACCGAAATCGGCTTTCAAAGGGTCGAGGCGACTTCCTACTCCAATCCTGCCGTAATTCCGCAATTTGCCGACGCCAGCGCTCTGTTGGCGACCCTGCAGCGGCGGGCCGACGTGTTCTACAAAGCGACCTGCGCCAACGTACGAGCCGTCGAGCGAGCTGTCGACGACCTTTCTGCCGGGCATGGCGCCAACGAAATCAGCTTGCTGGTGTCCGCATCCGAGTCGCATTCGCTGAGAAACCTCAAGCGCAGCCGAGAAGATCAATGGCTGAATATTCAGCAGATGGCCGATAAGGCCCTCAATCAATTCCGCTTGATCGGTACTGTTTCCGTGGCTTTTGGTTGTCCGTTCGAGGGTCGCGTCAGCGAGGCCAGTGTGCTGGCGGATGTGGAGCAGTTTGCCAGGCACGGTGTGAAGTTCGTCACCCTTGGCGATACCACCGGCGTCGCAACGCCGCAGAGCGTCAAGCGGCTGTTCAGTGCCGTGCTGGCGACATTTCCCGAGATCACTCCAATCGCTCATTTCCACGATACCCGCGCGACCGGGCTCGTGAATTACGTCGCTGCCCTCGAAGCCGGGGTTACCTGGTACGACTGCGCCTTCGGTGGTGTCGGCGGCCATCCGGCCAAGGTCAAGTATGGCGGCGGACACACCGGTAACGTCAGTACCGAAGACTGGGTCAACCTGCTGGAGTCGATGGGTGTACGCACCGGTATAGACCTGGACCGCCTGCTCGATGTCGCCGCTGAATGCGAAGCCGCGCTTGGCCGCGAGCTCCACAGCCGGGTCCTGCGCAGTGGGTTGAATCCACTGTTGTCCGCCACTGCTTCCCAAGCCACATCATCCAGCGAAGAGGTGTAA
- a CDS encoding NAD-dependent succinate-semialdehyde dehydrogenase gives MYTDLLFYIDGQWTAGSAGNTAAVINPSTGETIGQLPIASNEDLDAALAAAASGFERWSTTSAYDRSGILRRAALLVRERHALMAECMTLDQGKPLAESTMEAKSAADHIEWYAEEGRRAYGRIVPSRNAAVRQLVVREPVGPVAAFTPWNFPINQAVRKIAGALAAGCSIIIKAPEEAPGAVIELVRCFHDAGVPRGVLNLVFGNPAHISDYLIKSPIIRKVSFTGSTSVGRHLGALAATHLKLTTMELGGHAPFIVCEDADVEAAAALACTLKFRNAGQVCASPSRFYVHDAVFDLFSRRFTELAGQLKVGDGFDPASQMGPLANARRLMMVQELIADARDLGATVLTGGSRIGNTGHFFQPTLLTDLPEQARLLNEEPFGPVAPLLRFNDLDSVIAQANSLEYGLAAFAFTRSLKTATELGNRLQAGMVSINHFGLALPETPFGGIKASGHGSEGGTEGLDAYLTTKFISQVGI, from the coding sequence ATGTACACCGACCTGTTGTTTTACATCGACGGCCAATGGACTGCCGGCAGTGCCGGCAACACTGCGGCTGTGATCAATCCTTCGACGGGCGAGACGATCGGGCAATTGCCGATCGCTTCGAATGAAGATCTGGACGCCGCATTGGCAGCGGCCGCGAGCGGATTTGAGAGATGGTCCACGACATCTGCCTACGACCGTTCAGGCATCCTGCGGCGAGCGGCTTTGCTGGTACGCGAGCGCCACGCGCTGATGGCCGAGTGCATGACGTTGGACCAGGGCAAGCCACTGGCTGAGTCGACCATGGAAGCCAAAAGCGCGGCCGACCATATTGAGTGGTATGCCGAGGAAGGTCGGCGCGCCTATGGTCGCATCGTGCCTTCACGCAATGCGGCGGTACGCCAACTGGTGGTGCGCGAGCCGGTCGGTCCGGTGGCCGCTTTCACACCGTGGAACTTTCCGATCAATCAAGCAGTGCGCAAGATAGCCGGGGCTCTGGCCGCGGGCTGCAGCATCATCATCAAGGCGCCGGAGGAGGCGCCGGGAGCGGTGATCGAACTGGTGCGCTGTTTCCACGATGCGGGTGTGCCCAGGGGCGTGCTGAACCTTGTGTTCGGTAACCCTGCGCACATCTCCGATTACCTGATCAAGTCACCGATTATTCGAAAAGTGTCCTTTACCGGCTCGACTTCCGTAGGTCGACATCTCGGCGCACTGGCCGCGACACACTTGAAACTGACGACCATGGAATTGGGCGGTCACGCGCCGTTTATCGTCTGCGAGGATGCCGACGTCGAAGCTGCGGCCGCATTGGCCTGCACCCTCAAGTTCCGCAATGCAGGGCAGGTGTGCGCTTCACCCTCGCGTTTCTATGTGCATGACGCAGTATTTGATCTTTTCTCTCGGCGATTCACCGAACTGGCGGGACAGCTCAAGGTGGGCGACGGTTTCGACCCGGCTAGCCAGATGGGGCCGCTGGCCAATGCTCGACGCTTGATGATGGTTCAAGAGTTGATCGCCGATGCCCGCGACCTCGGCGCCACGGTGCTGACAGGCGGAAGCCGGATCGGCAACACCGGCCATTTTTTCCAACCGACGCTATTGACCGACCTGCCAGAGCAGGCGCGTCTTCTCAATGAAGAGCCTTTCGGTCCGGTGGCGCCATTGTTGCGTTTCAATGATCTGGACAGCGTGATAGCGCAAGCCAACAGTCTGGAGTACGGGCTGGCGGCGTTTGCATTCACCCGGTCATTGAAGACCGCGACTGAGTTGGGTAATCGCCTGCAAGCCGGGATGGTTTCGATCAACCACTTTGGTTTGGCCCTGCCGGAAACGCCGTTCGGCGGCATCAAGGCCAGCGGTCACGGCAGTGAGGGCGGGACTGAAGGTCTGGATGCCTATCTGACGACCAAATTCATCAGTCAGGTAGGCATCTGA
- a CDS encoding cupin domain-containing protein, which yields MLSLNALARQTRLICGVLMLSTQVFASDKLLLVERDDLMRGPANEILIGQQIWEMHKTASSLTTLVQLDQQTPVVRHDIGERTLIVLQGTVLFHFADREVTATAGDYVAIPPGQAYQMTPQNQEKVLLLGFDVPTIDMTKATAADFSTNSSGPTPVVKKQQSVMTSPPGWNDPSDRGWTLIKTPEKRVNLVEMFSELKNHSHPDADHSLILLSGSARVVTPTEDRILKTGDYVSIPQNVPHKYYVEGQQSALFISFDAPAYDSAKTIYLE from the coding sequence ATGCTCAGTCTCAATGCCCTTGCACGACAGACCCGATTGATCTGTGGAGTACTGATGCTTTCAACGCAAGTCTTTGCCAGCGACAAATTGCTGCTGGTTGAACGGGATGATTTGATGAGAGGCCCGGCGAACGAAATCCTGATTGGCCAGCAGATTTGGGAGATGCACAAAACCGCTTCGTCACTCACCACTCTGGTCCAGCTCGATCAGCAAACGCCGGTCGTCAGACATGACATCGGCGAGCGCACGCTGATCGTTTTGCAGGGCACCGTGCTGTTCCATTTCGCCGACCGGGAAGTCACCGCGACAGCTGGCGATTACGTGGCGATTCCTCCCGGCCAGGCCTACCAGATGACCCCGCAAAACCAGGAGAAAGTCCTGCTACTGGGTTTTGATGTGCCTACCATCGACATGACAAAGGCCACCGCTGCAGATTTCTCGACAAACAGTTCCGGCCCCACTCCCGTCGTCAAGAAACAACAATCAGTGATGACCAGTCCTCCCGGCTGGAATGATCCAAGTGACCGAGGCTGGACGCTGATAAAAACGCCGGAGAAGCGCGTGAATCTTGTAGAAATGTTCTCCGAGTTGAAAAACCATAGCCATCCTGACGCCGATCATTCGCTGATCCTTCTCAGTGGCAGTGCACGGGTCGTGACCCCGACTGAGGACCGCATCCTGAAAACTGGCGATTACGTTTCCATCCCGCAGAATGTTCCACACAAGTATTACGTCGAGGGTCAGCAATCGGCACTGTTCATCAGCTTCGATGCACCGGCGTACGATTCGGCCAAAACCATCTACTTGGAATGA
- a CDS encoding aldehyde dehydrogenase family protein: MSDIPLLSQVEAFLSRNHALFIDGGYVQSHSSHTLEVVNPATGQVIARVADADTADVDAAVESARRGFRQWSQVAPAIRGNVLLKLADLLEQNREELAQIETCQSGKIIQISRAFEVDQAAHFLRYYAGWATKISGQTITPSLPSFSGERYTAFTLREPVGVVVGIVPWNFSTMIAIWKLASALVTGCSIIIKPSEFTPLTILRIAELAIEAGLPAGALNVLTGGGLVGKGLVEHSGTDKVSFTGSVPTGIAVGRSAMGAGLTRATLELGGKNSAGFLRDVDLDKAVDGIIEAGFLHSGQICAAAERFFVHRSQIDPVMDKLAQRLSTLNIGSPLDERTEFGPVTNRQHQLKLGEYFTKARAENNTIIHGGNLIDGPGCYVEPTVILANSVNDTLLNEETFGPIATFFPYDTEEELLELMNNTPYGLSASLWTNDLGKALRMVPAMNAGTVWVNMHTMLDPAVPFGGNKSSGVGREFGSAFIDDYTELKSVMIRY, translated from the coding sequence ATGAGCGATATCCCGCTGCTGTCCCAAGTTGAAGCCTTCCTGAGTCGAAACCATGCGTTGTTCATCGACGGTGGCTACGTTCAGAGTCATTCCAGCCACACACTGGAAGTGGTCAATCCAGCCACCGGCCAAGTCATCGCCCGAGTTGCCGACGCAGACACGGCCGATGTCGATGCTGCCGTCGAGTCGGCCCGCCGCGGCTTCAGGCAATGGTCCCAAGTCGCCCCGGCAATCCGTGGCAATGTGCTGCTGAAACTGGCCGACCTGCTGGAGCAGAACCGCGAAGAACTGGCGCAGATCGAAACCTGCCAGTCAGGCAAGATCATCCAGATTTCCCGGGCCTTCGAAGTCGACCAGGCCGCACACTTTCTGCGCTACTACGCTGGTTGGGCGACCAAGATCAGCGGCCAGACCATCACCCCGTCACTGCCCTCCTTTTCCGGCGAACGCTATACCGCTTTCACCTTGCGTGAACCGGTCGGGGTAGTGGTCGGCATCGTACCGTGGAACTTCTCGACCATGATCGCCATCTGGAAACTGGCCTCGGCGCTGGTGACCGGCTGCAGCATCATCATTAAACCCAGTGAGTTCACGCCGTTGACCATCCTGCGGATTGCCGAATTGGCCATCGAAGCGGGCTTGCCTGCTGGCGCACTGAACGTTTTGACGGGCGGTGGTCTGGTGGGCAAAGGGCTGGTCGAGCACTCGGGAACCGACAAGGTTTCATTTACCGGCTCCGTGCCCACCGGCATTGCCGTCGGCCGCAGTGCCATGGGCGCCGGGTTGACCCGCGCAACACTGGAACTCGGTGGCAAAAACTCTGCTGGCTTCCTGCGCGATGTGGATCTGGACAAGGCCGTCGATGGCATCATCGAAGCCGGATTCCTGCACTCCGGGCAAATCTGTGCAGCCGCCGAACGCTTCTTCGTCCATCGTTCACAGATCGATCCGGTCATGGACAAACTGGCCCAACGCTTGAGCACGCTCAATATCGGATCACCACTGGATGAGCGCACCGAATTCGGCCCAGTCACCAATCGCCAACATCAGCTGAAACTCGGCGAGTACTTCACCAAGGCCCGCGCCGAAAACAACACCATCATTCACGGTGGCAACCTGATCGACGGCCCGGGCTGCTACGTTGAACCGACGGTGATTCTCGCCAACAGCGTCAACGACACGCTGCTCAACGAGGAAACGTTCGGCCCGATTGCGACCTTCTTCCCTTACGACACTGAAGAAGAACTGCTGGAGCTGATGAACAACACGCCTTACGGCTTGAGTGCCAGCCTATGGACCAACGACCTGGGCAAAGCCCTGCGCATGGTGCCTGCGATGAACGCCGGGACAGTGTGGGTGAACATGCACACGATGCTCGATCCGGCAGTGCCTTTCGGAGGTAACAAATCCTCAGGCGTAGGCCGGGAGTTTGGCAGTGCGTTCATTGATGACTACACCGAACTGAAGTCAGTGATGATTCGCTACTGA